The genome window CGGGTGTCATGGGTGGTCACGGGACCGGTGACTCGATGTGGCAGACCAGCCCGCCCGGGTCCATGTACGACTACATCAAGGTCGCTTCGTTCTCGATCGGTCCTGACGGACTCGTCGACCAGTGGAGTCTGCGGGCCGAGCAGTTGTTCGGCATCACGGCGGCTCGGGCCGTGGGGATGGACCCCATCGAGGCGTTCGTCGACCCCGACCGGCGTGAAGAGGGCCAGCGGAAGATGGCCGAGGTCCTCGACGGCCGGGAGTGGACCGGAGTGGTCCCCTTCCGGGTGCCGGGCCCCGAGGGGGTGGAGGGGCTCGCCGAGGTCTATGTGATGCCCACCACCGTGGAGGGCGGCGAACGGGCCGCCGTGTGCATCGTCGTGGACGTCCGGACCCTGCGCCAGATAGAGACCGACCTTGCCGCTTCGCAGGCCATTTTCGGCCAATCTCCTTTCGGGTTCCTTCTGATAGACACCGATCTTCGGGTAAGGCGCGCCAACCAGCGCTTCGCCTCCATCTACGGCGGCGAGGTCGACGACCACCGCGGCCGGGGCGTCCACGACTATCTCCGGTCCCCGGAGGCCGAGCGGGTCGAGGCGACCCTGCGCCGGGTCATGGAGACCGGCGACTCCATCACGGACATGCACATCACGGGCTTCGTGCCCGGCTCCGAGGAGCGCCGTCACTGGTCCATCAACCTCTTCCGCGTGCACAGCGGCACCGGCCGCCCCATCGGTATCGCCTGGCTCGCCACCGACATCACGGCCCGCCGCTCCGCCGCCCGTGAGGCGGCTGCCGCCCGGCGGAATCTGGCACTCCTCAACGAGGCCGGGACGCGCATCGGCAACTCCCTCGACCTGGAGACCACCGCCCGCGAACTCCTCGACGTCGTCGTCCCCGGCTTCTGCGACCTCGCCACCGTCGACCTCTACCAGGGACTCCTGGTCGGCGACGAGACCCCGCCGGGACTCGCCGACGGCAGCGCCGAACTGCGCCGGGTCGCCTTCGCCAGCGCCGTCTCCGACGCGCCCTTCGTCGGCGGACCCGCCCCCGTGAGCGTCGGCGCCGTCCACCACTACCCGTTCAACTCGCCCTGCGCGGACGCCCTGCGCACCGCCCGCCCCCAGCAAGTGCCCGAGGACGGCAGCCTGATCCAGTCGACGCTCGCCGTGCCGATGGTCGCGCACGACACCGTCGTCGGACTCGTGCAGTTCTCCCGCACCAAGGGCAGCGAGCCGTTCGGGGAGCGCGACCGGGGTCTCGCCGTCGAACTTGCCGCGCGCGCCGCCGTCTGCATCGACAACGCGCGCCTCTACCGCCGTGAGCACGAACGCGCCCTCATCCTCCAGCGCTCCCTGCTGCCGCCGGGCGACCCCGAGGCCTCCGGACTCGACATCGCCTGCCGCTATCTGCCGGGCAACGCGGCCACCGAGGTCGGCGGCGACTGGTTCGACGTCATCGAACTCCCCGGCCACCGCACGGCACTCGTCGTCGGCGACGTGATGGGCCGCGGACTGCGGGCAGCGGTGGCGATGGGCGAACTTCGTACGGCCGTTCGTACGTTGGCCCTGTTGGACCTCGAACCCGCCGAGGTCCTCTCGGCGCTCGACGAGATCGCCCGGGGCCTGGGCACCCCCGGCGGTGTCCAGTCGGCCTCCCGGACGACCGCAGGCCGGCCCCGCGACAAGGACCTCTCCGAGGTCTACCTCGCCACCTGCGTCTACGCCGTCTACGACTCGGTGACTCGGCGCTGCACCTTCGCCAACGCCGGCCATCTGCCGCCGGTGCTCGTCGAACCGGGCGAGAGCGCGCTCATGCTCGACGTGCCGCCCGGCATGCCGCTCGGGGTCGGCGGCGAGCCGTTCGAGGAGGTGGAGGTCGAACTACCCGAAGGCGCGCTGTTGGCGCTCTACACGGATGGACTGGTCGAATCGCGCCACCATCCCCTCGACGAGGGCCTCCAGGCGTTCGTCGGCGCGCTCACCGACCCCGCCCAGCCGCCGACCGCGCTGCGCTCCGACACACCCCGGTCGCTGGAGGACGTCTGCGACCACGTCCTCAACACCCTCGAC of Streptomyces phaeolivaceus contains these proteins:
- a CDS encoding SpoIIE family protein phosphatase, producing the protein MSEIPAKATKSTGSQNPSDRARPEAAEDSGLGGATRDSGAARDRTGGDPTGRASEGRASGSRSPGSRVSGARGGDAGVSDGDASAVGGQGAGGAGAVAGRSTGGAGVMGGHGTGDSMWQTSPPGSMYDYIKVASFSIGPDGLVDQWSLRAEQLFGITAARAVGMDPIEAFVDPDRREEGQRKMAEVLDGREWTGVVPFRVPGPEGVEGLAEVYVMPTTVEGGERAAVCIVVDVRTLRQIETDLAASQAIFGQSPFGFLLIDTDLRVRRANQRFASIYGGEVDDHRGRGVHDYLRSPEAERVEATLRRVMETGDSITDMHITGFVPGSEERRHWSINLFRVHSGTGRPIGIAWLATDITARRSAAREAAAARRNLALLNEAGTRIGNSLDLETTARELLDVVVPGFCDLATVDLYQGLLVGDETPPGLADGSAELRRVAFASAVSDAPFVGGPAPVSVGAVHHYPFNSPCADALRTARPQQVPEDGSLIQSTLAVPMVAHDTVVGLVQFSRTKGSEPFGERDRGLAVELAARAAVCIDNARLYRREHERALILQRSLLPPGDPEASGLDIACRYLPGNAATEVGGDWFDVIELPGHRTALVVGDVMGRGLRAAVAMGELRTAVRTLALLDLEPAEVLSALDEIARGLGTPGGVQSASRTTAGRPRDKDLSEVYLATCVYAVYDSVTRRCTFANAGHLPPVLVEPGESALMLDVPPGMPLGVGGEPFEEVEVELPEGALLALYTDGLVESRHHPLDEGLQAFVGALTDPAQPPTALRSDTPRSLEDVCDHVLNTLDTHHGEDDIALLMARVQGLPEDSVGDWTLPREPRSVGRAREYARARLQAWDLEPLIDTAELLVSELVTNALRYGEGEIRLRLLLDRTLVCEVWDAGLVQPRRRRARDTDEGGRGLQLVGLLSAAWGSRRTPRGKTVWFELPLPGGEHGLTDPAEALLSLF